From Sphingomonas bisphenolicum, one genomic window encodes:
- a CDS encoding thiolase C-terminal domain-containing protein has protein sequence MALSKVGVVATAQTEFRPAWNNAQHIDLISSVVTSVFKGSGLTIDDVDFIIDSGSDVLDGRSISNCGFLGALGAHHKEEARVEEDGLWAALYGVNKIRSGSSSVGLIVAYSKPSESNVDLYWNAQVEPFYQRPVGFGQRAANGIMAQRYLADSGLSSRDLADLVADRWAAAAASGKVSIDDLPDADAILAAKEGAAPLTELMFARPVDGAVAVLIAREDIARRVSRNPAFITGMGTSMDTHSVAAREAGRLSSAATAAAMAYRNAGWASADADIAEISGSSVIGELLAIEALGLAEAGKGLSAARDGKVAINRSGGALPADPIMATGLVRLAEASRQLSQPETSSGGTPRRAIVHGAGGVGMQNNCVFTLEV, from the coding sequence ATGGCACTAAGCAAGGTGGGGGTCGTTGCGACCGCCCAGACAGAATTTCGACCTGCCTGGAACAATGCCCAGCATATCGATCTGATCTCTTCGGTGGTCACGTCGGTATTCAAGGGTTCAGGCCTGACGATCGATGATGTGGATTTCATCATCGATTCCGGCAGCGACGTGCTCGACGGCCGGTCCATTTCCAACTGTGGTTTCCTCGGTGCGCTCGGCGCGCATCACAAGGAAGAGGCGCGGGTCGAGGAAGACGGGCTGTGGGCGGCGCTTTACGGCGTGAACAAGATCCGCTCCGGCTCGTCCTCGGTCGGCTTGATCGTCGCTTACTCCAAGCCGTCGGAATCCAATGTCGATCTGTACTGGAATGCGCAGGTGGAGCCTTTCTACCAGCGTCCGGTCGGCTTCGGCCAGCGTGCCGCGAACGGCATCATGGCGCAGCGTTATCTGGCCGACAGCGGCCTTTCGAGCCGCGATCTGGCCGATCTGGTCGCAGACCGCTGGGCGGCCGCTGCGGCGTCCGGCAAGGTGTCGATCGATGACCTGCCCGACGCCGACGCCATATTGGCTGCGAAGGAGGGGGCGGCTCCGCTCACCGAACTGATGTTCGCCCGGCCGGTCGACGGCGCCGTCGCCGTGCTGATCGCACGGGAAGACATTGCCCGGCGGGTGAGCCGCAATCCGGCCTTCATCACCGGCATGGGCACATCGATGGATACGCATAGCGTCGCCGCGCGCGAGGCCGGCCGACTGTCGTCCGCCGCCACGGCCGCCGCCATGGCTTACCGCAATGCCGGCTGGGCGTCGGCGGATGCGGACATTGCCGAAATCAGCGGATCGTCGGTGATCGGCGAATTGCTGGCGATCGAGGCGCTGGGACTGGCGGAAGCGGGCAAGGGCCTGTCGGCCGCGCGCGACGGCAAGGTCGCGATCAACCGGTCGGGCGGCGCCTTGCCGGCCGATCCGATCATGGCGACCGGCCTCGTCCGACTGGCGGAAGCCAGCCGGCAACTGAGCCAGCCTGAAACGTCCAGCGGCGGCACTCCGCGCCGCGCCATCGTCCACGGCGCCGGCGGCGTCGGCATGCAGAACAACTGCGTTTTCACTCTCGAGGTTTGA
- a CDS encoding class I adenylate-forming enzyme family protein, protein MANRAARLFHLAAESPDRTALLFEGATHSFARLAQGVQAMAGGLAALGIGHGDHVGLLLRASPDFILVQQALFALGAVVTPINILYRAGEIHHAVACCALDHIVTARDLADALDADMGCAMILLDAPADGANSRSLPLAIEQASPLPAPVPLQPEDMAMLLLTSATTGKAKGVMLSAGNLAANYDSTPGWLGLDGDSVILCALPLYNTFGLNQCINAMLVTGCTLVLHARFDAGACIDAIAAHRCTFLPAVPTMLQKILDHPSANRDSLGSLRTIMTGGAPVPSALLQRLLAVAPNVRLLTGYGLTEATALVTLTQVRLGDHGGMERERTIGRVLDGMDLAIVDDTGAPCPVGASGEIIVRGPNIMAGYYRAPLDSAMALRDGWLRTGDIGHLDADGYAYIVDRKKDVIIRGGQNIYPADIEEILYQIPGVAEAAVIAREDTMLGEVPVAFVALQPGRRPTPDQMLAHCRTHLAAYKVPAAITLLDELPKGPTGKILRRALRAQPVAG, encoded by the coding sequence ATGGCTAATCGCGCCGCCCGCCTCTTTCACCTAGCCGCCGAATCGCCCGACCGGACGGCGCTGCTCTTCGAGGGCGCGACGCACAGCTTCGCCAGGCTGGCGCAGGGCGTGCAGGCGATGGCCGGCGGCCTTGCCGCGCTGGGTATCGGCCATGGCGACCATGTCGGGCTGCTGCTGCGCGCCTCGCCCGACTTCATTCTGGTCCAGCAGGCATTGTTCGCGCTCGGCGCGGTGGTGACGCCGATCAACATCCTCTATCGCGCGGGCGAAATCCATCATGCCGTCGCCTGCTGCGCGCTCGATCATATCGTCACTGCCCGCGACCTCGCCGATGCGCTGGACGCGGACATGGGTTGCGCGATGATCTTGCTGGACGCGCCAGCGGATGGCGCGAACAGCCGGTCGCTGCCGCTCGCGATCGAGCAGGCCTCGCCCCTTCCCGCGCCCGTCCCGCTCCAGCCGGAGGACATGGCCATGCTCCTCCTCACCAGCGCCACCACCGGCAAGGCCAAGGGCGTCATGCTGTCCGCCGGCAATCTCGCCGCCAATTATGACAGCACGCCGGGCTGGCTGGGGCTGGACGGCGACAGCGTCATCCTGTGCGCCCTGCCGCTCTACAACACGTTCGGCCTCAACCAGTGCATCAACGCGATGCTGGTGACCGGCTGCACGCTGGTCCTCCACGCGCGCTTCGACGCAGGCGCCTGCATCGACGCCATCGCCGCGCATCGCTGCACCTTCCTGCCCGCCGTCCCGACGATGCTGCAAAAAATCCTCGATCATCCTTCCGCCAACCGTGATTCGCTCGGTTCGCTCCGCACGATCATGACCGGCGGCGCGCCAGTGCCCTCCGCCCTCCTCCAGCGGCTGCTCGCCGTGGCCCCCAACGTCCGGCTGCTCACCGGATACGGCCTCACCGAAGCGACGGCACTCGTCACCCTGACGCAGGTCCGGCTCGGCGATCATGGCGGGATGGAGCGGGAACGCACCATCGGCCGCGTGCTGGACGGCATGGACCTCGCCATCGTCGACGATACTGGCGCGCCTTGCCCGGTCGGCGCCAGCGGAGAAATCATCGTGCGCGGACCGAACATCATGGCGGGCTATTATCGCGCGCCGCTCGACAGTGCGATGGCGCTGCGCGACGGCTGGCTGCGGACCGGCGACATCGGCCATCTCGACGCGGACGGCTATGCCTATATCGTCGATCGCAAGAAGGACGTCATCATCCGCGGCGGCCAGAATATCTACCCCGCCGACATAGAGGAAATTCTCTACCAGATACCCGGCGTGGCGGAAGCCGCGGTGATCGCCCGCGAAGACACGATGCTGGGCGAAGTTCCGGTCGCCTTCGTCGCGCTCCAGCCCGGCCGTCGACCTACCCCCGATCAGATGCTCGCGCATTGCCGCACGCATCTGGCCGCTTACAAGGTGCCCGCCGCGATCACCCTGTTGGACGAGTTGCCCAAGGGGCCGACCGGCAAAATCCTGCGCCGCGCGTTGCGCGCCCAGCCGGTCGCCGGCTGA
- a CDS encoding amidohydrolase family protein, which yields MGLDVTGRYRYPTPNPAWLARAREEAIDPDLPIIDPHHHLWVESGVPYLLDELLADLGEGHRIDATVFVQAHYAYRTKGEADLAPVGETEAVAAIAAEASRRGASTMIAAGIVAHANLMLGDAVEEVLAAHADAADGRLRGIRHSVSRDELFPNGIVLRPSPAGMLADPAYRAGLARVQAAGIAYDAMLYHRQIPELTALARAMPDLPIILDHIGCIIGVGPYEGRAEENFQQWSHDMAGLARCPNVRVKIGGFGMIICGARWHERDAPPSSIELADAWRPTVERCIDLFGADRCMFESNFPVDKAMYCYATLWNAFKRLAAGASDTEKHALFAGTATASYGLSLPALAEASHG from the coding sequence ATGGGTTTGGACGTGACGGGCCGCTATCGCTATCCGACGCCAAATCCGGCGTGGCTGGCCCGCGCCCGCGAAGAGGCGATTGATCCCGACCTGCCGATCATAGACCCGCATCATCACCTGTGGGTGGAATCGGGCGTCCCTTATCTGCTCGATGAGCTGCTGGCCGATCTGGGCGAAGGCCACCGGATCGACGCGACCGTCTTCGTCCAGGCCCATTATGCCTATCGCACCAAGGGGGAGGCCGATCTCGCGCCTGTTGGCGAAACGGAAGCGGTCGCCGCCATCGCCGCGGAAGCCTCGCGGCGCGGCGCGTCAACCATGATCGCCGCGGGCATCGTCGCCCATGCCAACTTGATGCTGGGCGACGCGGTGGAAGAGGTGCTGGCCGCCCATGCTGACGCCGCCGACGGCCGGCTGCGCGGTATCCGCCACTCCGTTTCCCGCGACGAACTGTTTCCCAACGGCATCGTGCTGCGCCCTTCCCCCGCAGGGATGCTGGCCGACCCGGCCTATCGCGCGGGGCTCGCGCGGGTGCAGGCGGCGGGCATCGCCTATGACGCGATGCTCTATCATCGGCAGATCCCCGAACTGACGGCGCTTGCCCGAGCCATGCCCGACCTGCCCATCATCCTCGACCATATCGGCTGCATCATCGGCGTCGGGCCTTATGAAGGGCGCGCGGAGGAGAATTTCCAGCAATGGTCGCACGACATGGCTGGCCTCGCCCGCTGCCCCAATGTTCGCGTCAAGATCGGCGGCTTCGGGATGATCATCTGCGGCGCGCGCTGGCACGAACGCGACGCGCCGCCATCCTCGATCGAACTGGCCGACGCATGGCGGCCCACTGTCGAACGCTGCATCGACTTGTTCGGCGCGGATCGCTGCATGTTCGAAAGCAATTTCCCGGTCGACAAGGCGATGTATTGCTACGCCACGCTCTGGAACGCCTTCAAGCGGCTGGCCGCCGGCGCCAGCGACACGGAAAAACACGCCCTGTTCGCCGGCACGGCGACCGCCAGCTACGGGCTGTCCTTACCCGCCCTGGCCGAGGCGAGCCATGGCTAA
- a CDS encoding acyl-CoA dehydrogenase family protein codes for MNFGFNEEQKSLGETVAALLADFPALTGPDPAEARDPAVWQALADLGLFALLVPEAHGGVGLTLVDVALAIEALGAGLAPPIAASTLIATDIIVRAGTAAQQASLLPRIATGELRIALAMLENGQGYDPDAVQTVMGGNGVTGSKILVPDADVADLLLVLARIDGRIGLLLVARDARGVSIRRHADIDPSSGLCEVTLDGAALMDGALVGHAGSGDVVPRLMDAAAIVYAGMAMGMAARMLDASVDYAKTRVQFGQPIGAFQSIKHRCADMAVAVEAGRSAAYYAFWTAAENDPDRSRAASMAKAYCGEVARDVCNETVQIHGGMGFTWELGLHRFLRRAKVLEHGFGNHVWHYERIMVETLAAQAVGDKAQAA; via the coding sequence ATGAATTTCGGCTTCAACGAAGAACAGAAGAGCCTGGGGGAAACGGTCGCCGCCTTGCTGGCCGACTTCCCGGCACTGACCGGCCCCGACCCGGCCGAAGCACGCGATCCGGCGGTCTGGCAGGCGCTGGCGGACCTTGGCCTGTTCGCCCTGCTGGTGCCGGAGGCGCATGGCGGGGTGGGGCTGACGCTGGTCGACGTCGCACTGGCAATCGAGGCGCTGGGCGCGGGTCTTGCGCCGCCGATCGCCGCGTCCACCCTGATCGCGACTGACATCATCGTGCGCGCAGGCACCGCGGCGCAGCAGGCGTCGCTGCTGCCGCGCATCGCCACGGGCGAGTTGCGCATCGCGCTGGCTATGCTGGAGAATGGTCAGGGCTATGACCCCGATGCGGTGCAAACCGTGATGGGCGGCAATGGCGTGACCGGATCGAAGATATTGGTGCCCGATGCGGATGTCGCCGACCTGCTGCTGGTGCTGGCGCGCATCGATGGTCGCATTGGCCTTCTCCTGGTCGCGCGCGATGCGCGCGGGGTGTCGATCCGCCGCCATGCCGATATCGATCCGTCGAGCGGGCTGTGCGAAGTGACGCTGGACGGCGCCGCATTGATGGACGGGGCGCTGGTCGGCCATGCGGGATCGGGCGACGTCGTTCCCCGCCTAATGGACGCCGCCGCCATCGTCTATGCAGGCATGGCGATGGGCATGGCCGCAAGGATGCTGGACGCATCGGTGGACTATGCCAAGACGCGGGTGCAGTTCGGCCAGCCGATCGGGGCATTCCAGTCGATCAAGCACCGCTGCGCCGACATGGCGGTGGCCGTCGAGGCGGGGCGGTCGGCTGCTTATTACGCCTTCTGGACCGCCGCAGAAAATGACCCCGATCGCAGCCGCGCGGCGTCGATGGCCAAGGCTTATTGCGGCGAAGTCGCGCGCGATGTCTGCAACGAAACGGTGCAAATCCATGGCGGCATGGGCTTCACCTGGGAATTGGGACTGCACCGCTTTTTACGCCGGGCAAAGGTGCTGGAGCATGGCTTTGGCAATCATGTCTGGCATTATGAGCGGATCATGGTGGAAACGCTGGCTGCGCAGGCGGTCGGCGACAAAGCCCAGGCGGCCTGA
- a CDS encoding N-acyl homoserine lactonase family protein encodes MSHYRITSLRLGELYLPHGGSVMRDPVHCWLVRGDGRTILVDSGMADIPTIHKRLRVQGTGGGHPALVAALAAEGLTPSDISHVVLTHMHFDHADNLDLFPDACIVVQRAEMLAAVDPVPSQRVFYWRSTLDNLMARKRPAQLMLLDGDHQLFPGIRLLWVPSHTEGMQVVIVDTAKGKAAIVSDLGDHYRYWFPADPRATSHPQRSLTGAYLTGNIRSESERDWQRAMRRVQDNSDIVIPAHDFRIPRNIPDEWFAIPDSTDGDLAHEPPEPAASA; translated from the coding sequence GTGAGCCACTATCGCATCACCTCCCTCCGGCTGGGCGAGCTGTATCTGCCGCATGGCGGATCGGTGATGCGCGATCCGGTGCATTGCTGGCTGGTCCGGGGGGATGGCCGCACCATCCTGGTGGATAGCGGGATGGCCGACATCCCGACCATCCACAAGCGGTTGCGGGTGCAGGGCACCGGCGGCGGTCATCCGGCGCTGGTCGCGGCGCTCGCGGCGGAGGGGCTGACGCCGTCCGATATCAGCCATGTCGTGCTGACCCACATGCATTTCGATCATGCCGACAATCTGGACCTGTTCCCCGATGCCTGCATCGTGGTGCAGCGGGCCGAGATGCTGGCGGCGGTCGATCCGGTGCCCTCTCAACGGGTCTTCTACTGGCGCTCTACGCTCGACAATCTGATGGCGCGCAAGCGGCCGGCGCAATTGATGCTGCTGGATGGCGACCATCAGCTTTTTCCCGGTATCCGCCTGCTGTGGGTCCCCAGCCATACCGAGGGGATGCAGGTCGTCATCGTCGATACCGCCAAGGGCAAGGCGGCGATCGTGTCGGACCTGGGCGACCATTATCGCTACTGGTTCCCGGCCGACCCGCGGGCGACCAGTCATCCGCAACGGTCACTGACCGGCGCCTATCTGACGGGCAATATCCGCAGCGAGAGCGAGCGCGACTGGCAGCGCGCTATGCGCCGCGTGCAGGATAATAGCGACATCGTCATCCCCGCCCACGACTTCCGCATTCCGCGCAACATTCCCGACGAATGGTTCGCGATCCCCGATTCCACCGACGGCGACCTGGCGCATGAACCGCCCGAGCCGGCCGCTTCCGCATGA
- a CDS encoding acyl-CoA dehydrogenase has protein sequence MDFSYSPQEERFRADLRAWLADALPPGWGETVFEPEDEDERAMFRLAWERKLHSGGWSGINWPVEYGGRGATLVERAIFAEEMARVGAPEGLNIIGHNLAGSTILRHGTEAQKKYFLPRILSSEDVWCQGFSEPNAGSDLASVRTRAERRGDKFIVNGQKIWTSFAQYSQWCFALVRTDPDAPKHKGLSFLLIDMKSPGISIRPLRQISGECEFNETFFDDVEVPVDNIVGDINDGWRIAMTTLAYERGPEDALGRQIRFSQELEKLVGTVAATPRGGAKLIDDPIVRQKLARSITEVEIMRLNAVRTFSKYLNGDDRGPDASIIKLYWSHAAQNMYEAAMDILGPTAPIAAPDPLSAGGGRFQLSYLQSKAFTIYSGSSEIQRNIIGERMLGLPR, from the coding sequence ATGGACTTCAGCTACAGCCCGCAGGAAGAAAGGTTTCGCGCAGACCTGCGCGCCTGGCTGGCGGACGCCCTGCCGCCGGGCTGGGGCGAGACGGTGTTCGAACCGGAAGACGAGGACGAGCGGGCGATGTTCCGTCTGGCCTGGGAGCGCAAGCTGCATTCGGGTGGCTGGAGCGGGATCAACTGGCCGGTCGAATATGGCGGGCGCGGCGCCACGCTGGTCGAGCGGGCGATTTTTGCCGAGGAGATGGCGCGGGTGGGGGCGCCCGAGGGGCTGAACATCATCGGCCATAACCTGGCCGGGTCGACGATCCTGCGGCACGGGACGGAGGCGCAGAAGAAATATTTCCTGCCCCGCATCCTGTCGTCGGAGGATGTGTGGTGCCAGGGCTTTTCGGAGCCCAATGCCGGGTCCGACCTGGCGTCGGTGCGCACGCGGGCCGAGCGGCGGGGCGACAAGTTCATCGTCAACGGACAGAAAATCTGGACCAGCTTCGCGCAATATTCGCAATGGTGCTTCGCGCTGGTGCGGACGGACCCCGACGCGCCCAAGCATAAGGGCCTCAGCTTCCTGTTGATCGACATGAAGAGCCCCGGCATCTCGATCCGTCCGCTGCGGCAGATATCGGGCGAGTGCGAATTCAACGAGACCTTCTTCGACGATGTCGAGGTGCCGGTGGACAATATCGTCGGCGACATCAACGACGGGTGGCGGATCGCGATGACGACGCTGGCCTATGAGCGGGGGCCGGAAGATGCGCTGGGTCGCCAGATCCGCTTCAGCCAGGAACTGGAAAAGCTGGTCGGCACGGTCGCCGCGACGCCGCGGGGCGGCGCCAAGCTGATCGACGATCCGATCGTGCGGCAGAAGCTGGCGCGCTCCATCACCGAGGTCGAGATCATGCGCCTGAATGCGGTGCGGACCTTCAGCAAATATCTGAACGGCGACGACCGGGGGCCGGACGCATCGATCATCAAGCTCTACTGGAGTCATGCGGCGCAGAATATGTACGAGGCGGCGATGGACATATTGGGGCCGACGGCGCCGATCGCCGCGCCCGATCCTTTGAGCGCGGGCGGCGGGCGGTTCCAGCTGAGCTACCTCCAGTCCAAGGCCTTCACCATCTATTCCGGGTCGTCGGAAATCCAGCGTAACATCATCGGCGAGCGTATGCTCGGCCTGCCGCGTTAG
- a CDS encoding enoyl-CoA hydratase/isomerase family protein, whose product MAYNNLLYDVSDRIATITLNRPDAMNATTDELYQELQDLLGKVAAYRDVGCIILTGAGRGFCAGADLKARKDDMTPLQRRARHRWILKDILEPLFRIEKPVIAAVNGAAAGAGFNIALACDFIVASENASFIQAFARVGLVPDLGGLYLLGRVIGINKAKELCYTARKVSAQEAADLGIVNHVVPHDELLERARAIAAKITAGSPTAIGMTKTLLNKASNSTLDQMLEYESYAQTVAYLTPEYEEGVQAFREKRAPDFAAAAARG is encoded by the coding sequence ATGGCCTATAATAATCTGCTCTACGATGTCAGCGACCGGATCGCGACGATCACGCTGAACCGGCCCGACGCGATGAACGCGACGACCGACGAACTCTATCAGGAATTGCAGGATTTGCTGGGCAAGGTCGCGGCGTACCGGGACGTTGGCTGCATCATCCTGACCGGCGCGGGGCGCGGTTTCTGCGCCGGCGCGGACCTCAAGGCGCGCAAGGACGACATGACGCCGCTGCAACGCCGCGCGCGGCATCGCTGGATCTTGAAGGATATATTGGAGCCGTTGTTCCGCATCGAAAAGCCGGTGATCGCGGCGGTCAATGGCGCAGCGGCCGGGGCGGGGTTCAACATCGCGCTCGCCTGCGACTTCATCGTGGCGAGCGAGAATGCGAGCTTCATCCAGGCCTTCGCGCGCGTTGGGCTGGTCCCGGACCTGGGCGGCCTCTACCTGCTCGGCAGGGTGATCGGCATCAACAAGGCCAAGGAGCTTTGCTATACCGCCCGCAAGGTGTCGGCGCAGGAAGCGGCAGACCTGGGCATCGTCAATCATGTGGTGCCGCATGACGAACTGCTGGAGCGCGCCCGCGCCATTGCGGCCAAGATCACCGCAGGATCGCCAACCGCGATCGGCATGACCAAGACGCTGCTCAACAAGGCCAGCAATTCCACGCTCGACCAGATGCTGGAATATGAAAGCTATGCGCAGACCGTCGCCTATCTGACCCCGGAATATGAGGAGGGCGTGCAGGCATTCCGCGAAAAGCGCGCGCCCGATTTCGCCGCAGCCGCAGCAAGGGGCTGA
- a CDS encoding thiolase C-terminal domain-containing protein codes for MGRHVGIVGVGQTHHARRRTDVSQAGLVREAVDRALADAKLSMEDIDTVVVATGPVLFAAVNQPEKWVVDAIGAQGKSVVRLTSGGGAGFAGALAGYYQVAGGFSERTLVVAYDKLSEGQLQYSISTLYDPFWGREFAVGIMGFSAAYWRARMDVLGHTEEAAAMVAAKNRKNAIANPYAHVKKEVSVDDVLNSKPLCWPIKLLDVPPISDGAAAIVLSSEKMAHHSTSRPAWIRGMAYCCEADNAPERSLMLSEPLAIASRQVYRAAGITNPRRQFDVVEVQEPYSCFELNYYESLGLCPPGQAAELIASGATQLDGDIPVNPSGGCMGANPIGAVGVIRLIEAATQVMGKNESHQIKDAKTALVQSGGGWANLRGCAVLSA; via the coding sequence ATGGGCCGTCATGTTGGAATAGTAGGGGTCGGACAGACCCATCATGCCCGCCGCCGGACCGATGTCAGCCAGGCGGGTCTGGTGCGCGAAGCGGTGGACCGCGCGCTCGCGGACGCCAAGCTGAGCATGGAGGATATCGACACCGTCGTCGTCGCCACCGGCCCGGTGCTGTTCGCCGCGGTGAACCAGCCGGAAAAATGGGTGGTCGATGCGATCGGCGCGCAGGGCAAGTCGGTGGTCCGCCTGACCAGCGGCGGCGGAGCGGGCTTCGCCGGGGCGCTGGCCGGCTATTATCAGGTCGCGGGCGGCTTTTCCGAGCGCACGTTGGTCGTCGCCTATGACAAGCTGTCCGAGGGGCAGCTGCAATATTCGATCTCCACCCTCTACGATCCCTTCTGGGGCCGGGAATTCGCGGTCGGCATCATGGGCTTTTCCGCCGCCTACTGGCGCGCGCGCATGGATGTGCTGGGCCATACGGAGGAAGCGGCGGCGATGGTCGCGGCGAAGAACCGCAAGAATGCGATCGCCAACCCCTATGCGCATGTGAAGAAGGAAGTGTCGGTCGACGACGTCCTCAATTCCAAGCCGCTCTGCTGGCCGATCAAACTGCTCGACGTGCCGCCCATTTCGGATGGCGCCGCTGCGATCGTGCTGTCTTCCGAGAAGATGGCGCACCATTCGACCAGCCGTCCCGCCTGGATTCGGGGGATGGCCTATTGCTGCGAAGCGGACAATGCGCCCGAACGGTCGCTGATGCTGTCGGAGCCGCTGGCGATCGCCAGTCGCCAGGTCTACCGCGCCGCCGGTATCACCAATCCGCGACGGCAGTTCGACGTGGTGGAGGTGCAGGAGCCCTATAGCTGCTTCGAGCTGAACTACTATGAGAGCCTAGGGCTTTGCCCGCCGGGACAGGCGGCCGAGCTGATCGCGTCCGGCGCGACGCAGCTGGACGGCGACATCCCCGTGAATCCGTCGGGCGGCTGCATGGGGGCGAACCCCATCGGCGCGGTCGGCGTGATCCGCCTGATCGAGGCGGCGACGCAGGTCATGGGCAAGAATGAAAGCCACCAGATCAAGGACGCCAAGACCGCCCTCGTGCAGTCGGGTGGCGGTTGGGCCAATCTGCGCGGTTGCGCCGTTCTGAGCGCATAA
- a CDS encoding acetyl-CoA carboxylase biotin carboxyl carrier protein, producing the protein MSEQLLRDIEILADLFKAGGWTELRVESGAISLLLSKDKATLSLDGAQQAAMPVAVPPVAPAPAAPEPVGAGASAGPIDPAWTAVKAPNLGTFYRSPKPGSPPFVEVGQRVEAHTELCLIEVMKLFTSVKAGIAGTLQHVAVADADLVEGGQPLFYIACD; encoded by the coding sequence ATGAGCGAACAATTGCTGCGTGACATCGAAATACTGGCCGACCTGTTCAAGGCCGGCGGCTGGACCGAGTTGCGGGTCGAAAGCGGCGCAATCAGCCTGCTGTTGTCGAAGGACAAGGCGACGCTGTCGCTGGACGGGGCGCAACAGGCGGCGATGCCGGTTGCGGTGCCGCCTGTTGCGCCCGCGCCAGCCGCACCGGAACCCGTCGGAGCGGGCGCCAGTGCCGGGCCGATCGATCCCGCCTGGACCGCGGTGAAGGCGCCCAATCTGGGCACCTTCTACCGGTCGCCCAAGCCAGGCTCCCCGCCCTTCGTGGAGGTCGGGCAGCGGGTAGAGGCGCATACCGAACTCTGCCTGATCGAGGTGATGAAGCTCTTTACGTCGGTCAAGGCGGGGATAGCCGGAACGCTCCAGCACGTCGCCGTGGCCGACGCCGATCTGGTCGAGGGCGGACAGCCGCTCTTCTACATCGCGTGCGACTAG
- a CDS encoding OB-fold nucleic acid binding domain-containing protein: MFSAPDSYPIDLPTFHSEINLPYTLTPGRAAGTFLAEVKNRRIIASRFASGQVVAPAQDFSSTGGEEPEAFVEAPHTGVLTAFTRVDGQVIGFIRLDGCDNDFPHRILAELDDIAIGQRVEAEWDDSVEQSVLAIKGFRIAPDAPVGAVKALAGTEEPLGVIPYAMKLDYEHAYGPYYGRMFDEIRENGRFMGVRSPGSDVALLPPREIDDVTHSRTGTWKACADTGTIRGCSIINMEVYGQTRKVPYVYAEIVLDGASTRMIHVIEIDSLEEAKEKIKPGTRVRAVWTQGERKGRVSDIERFEVIEG, from the coding sequence ATGTTTTCCGCACCGGACAGTTATCCGATCGACCTGCCGACTTTCCACAGCGAGATCAACCTGCCCTATACGCTGACGCCCGGCCGCGCGGCGGGCACGTTCCTGGCGGAGGTGAAGAACCGCCGGATCATCGCCTCGCGCTTCGCCTCCGGACAGGTGGTCGCGCCCGCGCAGGATTTCTCCTCCACCGGCGGAGAGGAGCCCGAAGCCTTTGTCGAAGCGCCGCACACCGGTGTGCTGACCGCCTTCACCCGTGTCGACGGGCAGGTGATCGGCTTCATCCGCCTCGACGGCTGCGACAATGATTTTCCGCACCGCATCCTGGCCGAACTGGATGATATTGCGATAGGCCAGCGGGTCGAGGCGGAATGGGACGACAGCGTCGAACAGTCCGTTCTGGCTATCAAGGGCTTCCGGATCGCGCCCGACGCCCCGGTCGGCGCGGTCAAGGCGCTGGCCGGGACGGAAGAGCCGCTGGGCGTCATCCCCTACGCGATGAAGCTCGATTATGAACATGCCTATGGCCCCTATTATGGCCGCATGTTCGACGAGATCCGGGAAAATGGTCGCTTCATGGGCGTGCGCTCGCCCGGCAGCGACGTCGCTTTGCTGCCCCCGCGCGAGATTGACGACGTCACCCACAGCCGCACCGGCACCTGGAAGGCGTGCGCCGACACCGGGACCATCCGCGGCTGTTCCATCATCAACATGGAAGTCTATGGCCAGACCCGCAAGGTGCCCTATGTCTATGCGGAGATCGTGCTGGACGGTGCGTCGACCCGCATGATCCACGTGATCGAGATCGACAGCCTGGAAGAGGCCAAGGAGAAGATCAAGCCGGGCACCCGCGTCCGCGCGGTCTGGACCCAGGGCGAGCGCAAGGGCCGCGTGTCCGACATCGAACGCTTCGAGGTTATCGAGGGGTGA